Proteins encoded within one genomic window of Acidihalobacter prosperus:
- the lpxB gene encoding lipid-A-disaccharide synthase, whose amino-acid sequence MNDTAAPADALTRAHRVLIVSGEASGDQHAAQLVAAVRRRAPETVFSGIGGEAMRRAGVEILVDAATLAVVGLVEVLIHYRTLRAALEQMRRRLRDERPDLLILVDYPDFNLRLAKTARALGIKVLYYISPQVWAWRRKRVHTIRERVDMMAVVFPFELPFYEAAGVPARFVGHPLAEEAHSTLTRDQAATRFGLDPARPVVGLFPGSRRGELQRLLPLQIEAARRLQAEMPAVQFILPRASTLSEEAIDMHLRGAAVEITRVAGHFYDVIQSCDAIVSASGTATLEIALMGKPLAVVYRVNPISYRIMRRLIRVDHIALCNIVAGQRVATELIQDEATAEAISRELGRLLNDAAYAARVREGFKRLREQLAGDGRSTDIASLALEMLGAPQGRT is encoded by the coding sequence ATGAACGACACCGCCGCGCCCGCCGACGCGCTGACACGCGCACACCGCGTGCTGATCGTCAGCGGCGAGGCCTCCGGCGACCAGCACGCGGCACAACTGGTCGCAGCCGTTAGGCGGCGCGCGCCGGAGACCGTATTTTCCGGTATCGGTGGCGAAGCCATGCGCCGCGCGGGCGTGGAAATCCTCGTCGATGCCGCCACGCTCGCGGTCGTCGGCCTGGTCGAGGTGCTGATCCACTACCGCACCCTGCGCGCGGCGCTGGAGCAGATGCGCCGACGTCTGCGCGACGAACGCCCCGACCTGCTCATCCTGGTCGATTACCCGGACTTCAATCTGCGCCTCGCCAAAACCGCGCGCGCGCTGGGCATCAAGGTGCTTTATTACATCAGCCCGCAGGTTTGGGCCTGGCGCCGCAAGCGCGTACACACCATCCGGGAGCGCGTGGACATGATGGCCGTGGTGTTTCCCTTCGAGCTGCCGTTTTACGAAGCGGCCGGGGTTCCCGCTCGCTTCGTCGGCCACCCACTGGCCGAAGAGGCCCATTCGACGCTGACGCGCGACCAGGCGGCAACACGATTCGGGCTCGACCCCGCGCGACCGGTCGTCGGTCTCTTTCCGGGCAGCCGACGCGGCGAACTGCAACGATTGCTGCCGCTGCAAATCGAGGCGGCCCGCCGCCTGCAGGCGGAAATGCCGGCGGTGCAGTTCATCCTGCCACGGGCATCGACCCTGAGCGAGGAGGCCATCGATATGCATCTGCGTGGCGCGGCCGTCGAGATCACGCGGGTTGCCGGTCATTTCTACGACGTGATCCAAAGTTGCGATGCCATCGTCAGCGCTTCCGGCACCGCAACGCTCGAAATCGCGCTGATGGGCAAGCCGCTCGCAGTGGTCTACCGGGTCAACCCGATCAGCTATCGCATCATGCGCCGGCTGATCCGCGTGGATCACATCGCGCTATGCAATATCGTCGCCGGGCAGCGCGTCGCCACTGAACTGATACAGGATGAGGCAACAGCCGAAGCGATCTCGCGAGAGCTGGGTCGGCTGCTGAACGACGCGGCGTATGCGGCGCGCGTCCGCGAAGGCTTCAAACGCTTGCGCGAGCAGTTGGCCGGAGACGGCCGCAGCACCGACATCGCCAGCCTGGCCCTGGAAATGCTCGGCGCGCCCCAGGGCCGGACTTGA
- a CDS encoding DegT/DnrJ/EryC1/StrS family aminotransferase, whose amino-acid sequence MIPMVDLKTQYLALREEIDRGILQALESTQFILGPNVRAFEEEAAAYLGAAHAVSVASGTDALHLALIAAGIKPGDEVITSPFTFIATAEAILYVGATPVFVDIDPQTFNLDPEQVAAAIGPRTRAILPVHLFGQPADMVALGALAEHHGLTLVEDCAQSFGAASGGRQTGTLGAAGCFSFFPSKNLGCYGDGGLISTGSAEMAEHLRVLRNHGSWQRYHHSELGFNSRLDEIQAVILRVKLKRIDAFNAGRRRVAHRYTRALAAIDGVTPPHEAVAGEHVYHQYTLLSPRRDEIMAALQAADIACAVYYPIPLHRQDVFADACRDIRLPVAERVASECLSLPVYPELADADVDRITETIGACLA is encoded by the coding sequence ATGATCCCGATGGTAGACCTTAAAACCCAGTACCTGGCGCTGCGCGAGGAGATCGACCGGGGCATCCTGCAGGCACTCGAGTCGACCCAGTTCATTCTCGGCCCGAATGTGCGCGCCTTCGAGGAAGAAGCTGCAGCCTACCTCGGCGCCGCGCACGCGGTCAGTGTCGCTTCCGGCACCGACGCCCTGCACCTCGCCCTGATCGCTGCCGGCATCAAACCCGGCGACGAGGTCATCACCTCGCCGTTCACCTTTATCGCCACCGCCGAAGCCATCCTCTACGTGGGTGCCACGCCGGTGTTCGTGGACATCGACCCTCAGACCTTCAATCTCGATCCCGAGCAGGTGGCCGCCGCGATCGGCCCGCGCACCCGCGCCATCCTGCCGGTGCACCTGTTCGGCCAGCCGGCGGACATGGTCGCACTTGGCGCGCTGGCCGAGCACCACGGGCTCACGCTGGTGGAAGACTGTGCGCAATCCTTTGGCGCCGCATCCGGCGGCCGCCAGACCGGCACACTGGGCGCCGCCGGCTGCTTCAGCTTTTTCCCCAGCAAGAATCTCGGCTGCTACGGCGACGGCGGCCTGATCAGCACCGGCTCGGCCGAAATGGCGGAGCACCTGCGCGTGCTGCGCAACCACGGCTCCTGGCAGCGCTACCACCATTCCGAACTAGGCTTCAACAGCCGCCTGGATGAAATCCAGGCCGTCATCCTGCGCGTCAAGCTCAAGCGCATAGACGCATTCAATGCAGGCCGCCGCCGCGTCGCCCACCGGTACACACGGGCACTCGCCGCGATCGACGGCGTCACGCCGCCGCACGAAGCCGTGGCCGGCGAACACGTCTACCATCAGTACACCCTGCTCAGCCCGCGCCGTGACGAAATCATGGCCGCGCTGCAGGCGGCCGACATCGCCTGTGCCGTGTACTACCCGATCCCCCTGCACCGGCAGGACGTGTTTGCGGACGCCTGCCGCGACATCCGCCTGCCGGTCGCCGAGCGCGTCGCCAGCGAGTGCCTGTCGCTACCCGTCTATCCGGAACTGGCCGACGCCGACGTGGATCGCATCACCGAAACGATAGGCGCCTGCCTCGCCTGA
- a CDS encoding FGGY-family carbohydrate kinase: MTRPLAIGIDVGTSGVRALAIDDDGAVRAQAQCPMPAPLGSHGRLEQAPAIWWLTLHATLAAVARAIPAGFAARTLALDGTSGTLLLSDRKGEPLGPALMYADQRAQAEATRIADTAPAESGAHGASSALAKLLWLLRERPPAIPFRVLHQADWLLARLGAPLGTSDENNALKLGYDPVARAWPAWLTQLGVPAGSLPRVHAPGTPVGTLSPALARALGLPAGIALVAGTTDGVAAFLATGASAPGEAVTSLGSTLVLKLLCQQPVFQPASGIYSHRLGELWLAGGASNSGGAVLRAFFADDEIARCSKALQPTKPTGLDYYPLLHPGERFPIADPALPPRLTPRPDDSCRFFQGILEGMAEIERLGYARLQAAGGERLLSVRSIGGGALNAGWTRIRADRLGVPLLPPAHQAAAYGAALLALRARQS, encoded by the coding sequence GTGACGCGACCGCTCGCGATCGGCATCGACGTGGGCACCTCTGGCGTGCGCGCGCTCGCCATCGACGACGACGGCGCTGTGCGCGCGCAGGCCCAGTGCCCGATGCCGGCGCCGCTCGGCAGCCACGGCCGACTCGAGCAGGCGCCTGCGATCTGGTGGCTGACGCTGCACGCGACGCTGGCGGCGGTGGCGCGTGCGATACCTGCGGGGTTTGCGGCGCGCACGCTCGCGCTGGACGGCACTTCCGGCACCTTGCTGCTGTCCGACCGCAAAGGCGAGCCGCTGGGACCCGCGCTGATGTATGCCGACCAGCGCGCCCAAGCGGAAGCCACGCGCATCGCCGATACCGCGCCGGCGGAAAGCGGCGCGCACGGTGCCAGCTCGGCCCTGGCCAAACTGCTCTGGTTACTGCGGGAACGCCCACCGGCCATCCCATTTCGCGTCCTGCACCAGGCCGACTGGCTGCTCGCGCGCCTGGGTGCGCCGCTGGGCACCAGCGATGAAAACAACGCGCTCAAGCTCGGCTACGACCCCGTCGCCCGCGCCTGGCCGGCGTGGCTGACACAGCTAGGCGTACCGGCCGGCTCCCTGCCCAGGGTCCACGCACCCGGCACGCCCGTCGGCACGCTGAGCCCGGCGTTGGCGCGTGCGCTGGGTCTGCCGGCCGGCATTGCGCTAGTAGCCGGCACCACCGACGGCGTTGCCGCCTTCCTCGCCACCGGCGCCTCTGCGCCCGGCGAGGCGGTGACCTCGCTCGGCAGCACGCTGGTGCTCAAGCTCCTATGCCAGCAACCGGTCTTCCAGCCGGCATCCGGGATCTACAGCCATCGGCTGGGCGAGTTGTGGCTGGCCGGCGGCGCATCCAACAGCGGCGGCGCGGTGCTGCGCGCGTTTTTCGCCGACGACGAAATCGCCCGCTGCAGCAAGGCGCTGCAACCCACGAAACCGACCGGGCTGGATTATTACCCGCTGTTGCACCCGGGCGAGCGCTTTCCGATCGCCGACCCGGCCCTGCCGCCGCGCCTGACGCCGCGGCCTGACGACAGCTGCCGCTTCTTCCAGGGCATCTTGGAAGGCATGGCGGAAATCGAACGCCTGGGCTACGCGCGACTGCAGGCTGCAGGCGGAGAGCGCCTGCTCAGCGTGCGCAGTATCGGCGGCGGCGCGCTCAACGCCGGCTGGACACGCATCCGCGCCGACCGTCTCGGCGTACCGCTGCTGCCACCCGCACACCAGGCGGCCGCCTACGGCGCTGCGCTGCTTGCGCTGCGCGCGCGCCAATCCTGA
- a CDS encoding Gfo/Idh/MocA family protein has product MLSETLKTAVIGVGYLGRFHAQKYAALPEAELVAVADPNRGQAERVAEECGTRAVTDYRELLGAVDAVSVVVPTQLHHAVARDCLSHGIHVMLEKPMTTTVAEADELIALARERNLVLQIGHLERFNAAVLALNGVLDTPRFIESHRLAAFNPRGADVNVVLDLMIHDIDIIQTLVRSPIDKIDANGVSVLTAEIDIANARLHFENGCVANVTASRVSMKPQRKMRVFQNDAYISIDFQDKILSVHRKGEREIFPGIPEITSQESLFESSDAIRDEIAAFLDAIRRDISPPVTGEDGRLALQTAIRISELLASAPS; this is encoded by the coding sequence ATCTTGAGCGAAACACTAAAGACAGCAGTCATCGGCGTGGGTTATCTCGGCCGATTCCACGCGCAGAAATATGCCGCCTTGCCCGAAGCGGAGCTGGTGGCGGTCGCCGATCCCAATCGCGGACAGGCGGAACGCGTCGCCGAGGAATGCGGCACGCGCGCCGTCACCGATTATCGCGAGTTGCTCGGCGCCGTCGACGCCGTCAGCGTGGTCGTACCGACCCAGTTGCACCACGCGGTAGCCCGCGACTGCCTGTCCCATGGCATCCACGTCATGCTCGAAAAGCCGATGACGACCACCGTGGCCGAGGCGGACGAGCTGATCGCCCTGGCCCGCGAACGCAATCTGGTCCTGCAGATCGGCCATCTTGAGCGCTTCAACGCCGCGGTACTCGCCCTCAACGGCGTGCTCGACACCCCGCGTTTCATCGAGTCGCATCGTCTCGCCGCCTTCAACCCTCGCGGTGCCGATGTCAACGTCGTGCTCGACCTGATGATCCACGACATCGACATCATCCAGACGCTGGTGCGCTCGCCGATCGACAAGATCGACGCCAACGGCGTGTCGGTCCTCACCGCCGAGATCGACATCGCCAATGCACGGCTGCATTTCGAAAACGGCTGCGTGGCCAATGTCACCGCCAGCCGAGTCAGCATGAAGCCGCAACGCAAGATGCGCGTGTTCCAGAACGACGCCTACATCTCGATCGATTTCCAGGACAAGATCCTGAGCGTACACCGCAAGGGCGAACGCGAGATATTCCCCGGCATTCCCGAGATCACCTCGCAGGAAAGCCTGTTCGAAAGCAGCGACGCGATCCGCGACGAAATCGCCGCCTTCCTTGACGCCATCCGGCGCGATATCTCGCCGCCGGTGACCGGCGAGGACGGCCGCCTGGCCCTGCAGACGGCGATTCGGATTTCCGAACTGCTCGCCTCGGCACCCAGCTGA
- the smc gene encoding chromosome segregation protein SMC, with translation MRLSKIKLSGFKSFVDPTTIPLSSQRVGIVGPNGCGKSNTIDAVRWVMGESSAKYLRGESMEDVIFNGSSARKPVGQASVELVFDNSDGTLGGAYAQYSEISVKRVASRDGQSQYYLNGTRCRRRDITDIFLGTGLGPRSYAIIEQGMISRLIEAKPEELRVYIEEAAGISKYKERRRETENRIRHTRENLDRLNDLREEIDKHLAHLKRQAQTAERFKSLRQEERRAQAELIVLRLEGLGADIARREQAIREAQTALEEAVARLRARETDLVQGRERLNAANESFNEVQGRFYEAGAEISRIEQAIQHAENLRAQRGQALEQAEAALRESRRILEADESKADSLNQTLSARAPEAADAEVFERETMQALEGAELAMADWQRRWDDFNHRANEPAQRAQVERTRMEHLERQLHGLGERHERLSRETDSLDTAGTELEISRIEADVQAQRQGVEDLDRRLTAILERIETRRTGIREDTQALDQLRRQVQTIGGRLASLEALQQAALGKREGGQSAWLSQQGLGDARRLGECLRVDAGWESAAEAVLGGLLGAICVDDLAAVADVAGGDERAPRTFVDQAARAGGETVGLAAHVRAPWPLTDLLAGVGTAVDLADALARRASLVAGESLVTPAGEWVGPGWLRLPDRDEAHAGVLARAEEIESLRTQRESLEAEARTRVASLDAGQAELRELEAERQQVQQAVNQAHRELAAGEGRLNSQRGRLRQQRDRAHAIAQELAELDTRRQNDRTALDEATAARNRAVAEMERLSSERAALETERARCQEALGEARQAAQTARETRHRLSLSLESLRVETAATEQALARGRAQCAELDQRVNGLRETLEADCAPVADLQAERAQALERRSQLERELTAARSSVQAVENGLREAEQARVAIEREVEALREALGTRRVELESVRVRHETLLEQLAETDFEREVLRAEMAPEADITAWEKRVADLEQRIQRLGSINLAAIDEFKTESERAEYLAGQHADLSAALETLESAIQKIDRETRQRFRETFDQVSAGLKDMFPRLFGGGEARLEMTGEDLLSTGVAVLARPPGKRLSTINLMSGGEKALTAVALVFAIFALNPAPFCMLDEVDAPLDEANVGRFARLVQEMSERVQFIMITHNKVSMESADHLIGVTMREAGVSRLVAVDIDEAAQMAAG, from the coding sequence ATGCGTCTGAGCAAAATCAAACTCTCGGGTTTCAAGTCCTTCGTCGATCCGACCACGATCCCCCTGTCCAGCCAACGTGTCGGTATCGTCGGCCCGAACGGCTGCGGCAAATCCAATACCATCGACGCGGTGCGCTGGGTGATGGGCGAGTCGTCGGCCAAATACCTGCGCGGCGAGTCGATGGAAGACGTGATCTTCAACGGCTCGTCCGCCCGCAAGCCGGTAGGACAGGCTTCGGTGGAGCTGGTGTTCGACAACAGCGACGGCACCCTCGGCGGCGCCTATGCGCAGTATTCCGAGATATCCGTCAAACGGGTGGCCTCACGCGACGGCCAGTCGCAGTACTACCTCAACGGCACGCGCTGCCGTCGCCGCGACATTACCGACATCTTTCTCGGCACTGGCCTGGGGCCGCGCAGTTACGCCATCATCGAGCAGGGCATGATTTCTCGCCTGATCGAGGCCAAGCCCGAGGAACTGAGGGTCTATATCGAGGAAGCGGCGGGTATTTCGAAGTACAAGGAACGTCGCCGCGAGACCGAAAATCGCATCCGGCACACGCGCGAAAACCTCGACCGGCTCAACGACCTGCGCGAGGAGATCGACAAGCATCTGGCTCACCTCAAGCGCCAGGCGCAGACGGCCGAGCGCTTCAAGAGCCTGCGCCAGGAGGAGCGCCGTGCGCAGGCGGAGCTGATCGTGCTGCGGCTCGAGGGTCTGGGGGCGGACATCGCTCGCCGCGAGCAGGCCATTCGTGAGGCGCAGACGGCGCTGGAGGAGGCGGTGGCCAGGCTGCGTGCGCGCGAGACTGATCTGGTGCAGGGGCGCGAACGTCTCAATGCCGCCAACGAATCCTTCAATGAGGTGCAGGGGCGGTTCTACGAGGCCGGCGCGGAAATATCGCGCATCGAGCAGGCCATCCAGCACGCGGAGAACCTGCGTGCGCAGCGCGGTCAGGCCCTTGAACAGGCCGAAGCCGCGCTGAGGGAATCGCGCCGGATACTGGAGGCGGACGAAAGCAAGGCCGACAGCCTGAACCAGACCTTGAGCGCACGTGCGCCGGAGGCGGCCGATGCCGAGGTATTCGAGCGCGAGACCATGCAGGCACTCGAAGGCGCCGAACTGGCGATGGCCGACTGGCAACGCCGCTGGGACGATTTCAACCACCGTGCCAACGAGCCGGCGCAGCGCGCGCAGGTCGAACGGACGCGGATGGAGCATCTGGAGCGCCAGCTCCACGGGCTCGGGGAACGTCACGAACGCCTGAGCCGCGAGACCGATAGCCTGGATACCGCCGGCACCGAGCTGGAGATATCGCGCATCGAGGCGGACGTGCAGGCGCAGCGCCAGGGCGTCGAGGATCTCGACCGGCGTCTGACCGCCATACTCGAACGGATAGAGACCCGCCGCACCGGCATCCGCGAAGACACGCAGGCGCTGGATCAACTTCGCCGTCAGGTACAGACCATCGGCGGGCGGCTGGCTTCGCTGGAGGCCCTGCAACAGGCCGCGCTCGGCAAGCGCGAGGGTGGTCAGTCCGCCTGGCTGTCGCAACAGGGCCTGGGCGACGCGCGACGTCTTGGCGAATGCCTGCGCGTCGATGCCGGCTGGGAGTCGGCCGCCGAGGCCGTGCTCGGCGGACTGCTGGGCGCGATCTGTGTGGACGACCTCGCGGCAGTGGCCGATGTCGCCGGCGGGGACGAACGTGCACCGCGCACCTTTGTCGATCAAGCCGCCCGCGCGGGCGGCGAGACCGTTGGCCTCGCCGCGCACGTGCGCGCCCCATGGCCACTGACCGACTTGCTTGCCGGCGTCGGTACGGCCGTGGATCTTGCCGATGCACTGGCGCGGCGGGCTTCGCTGGTAGCGGGCGAGTCGTTGGTCACGCCCGCGGGCGAGTGGGTCGGTCCCGGTTGGTTGCGTCTACCGGATCGCGACGAAGCTCATGCCGGCGTGCTGGCACGCGCGGAGGAGATCGAATCCCTGCGAACGCAACGCGAATCGCTGGAGGCCGAGGCGCGCACGCGCGTCGCTTCGCTGGATGCGGGGCAGGCCGAGCTGCGCGAGTTGGAGGCCGAGCGCCAACAGGTTCAGCAGGCGGTCAATCAGGCCCATCGGGAGTTGGCGGCTGGCGAGGGCCGATTGAACAGTCAGCGCGGGCGCCTGCGCCAGCAGCGCGATCGCGCGCATGCGATCGCTCAGGAACTGGCCGAACTGGATACGCGGCGCCAGAACGACCGCACGGCGTTGGACGAGGCCACCGCTGCGCGCAATCGCGCGGTCGCGGAAATGGAGCGGCTGAGCAGCGAGCGCGCGGCATTGGAAACCGAGCGCGCTCGGTGTCAGGAGGCATTGGGTGAGGCGAGACAAGCCGCGCAGACGGCTCGCGAGACCCGACACCGTTTGAGCCTGTCGCTGGAATCGTTGCGTGTCGAAACTGCCGCCACCGAGCAGGCGCTGGCGCGCGGCCGCGCGCAGTGCGCGGAACTGGATCAGCGCGTGAACGGCCTGCGCGAAACGCTGGAGGCCGACTGCGCGCCGGTGGCCGATCTGCAGGCCGAGCGTGCGCAGGCGCTTGAGCGCCGCAGCCAGCTCGAACGCGAATTGACTGCGGCGCGCAGCAGCGTGCAGGCGGTCGAAAACGGTCTGCGCGAGGCCGAGCAGGCACGCGTGGCCATCGAGCGCGAGGTCGAGGCATTGCGCGAGGCGCTGGGTACCCGCCGCGTCGAGCTCGAATCGGTGCGTGTGCGCCACGAAACCCTGCTCGAACAGTTGGCGGAAACTGATTTCGAACGGGAAGTCCTGCGCGCCGAGATGGCTCCGGAGGCCGATATCACCGCCTGGGAGAAGCGCGTAGCCGATCTTGAACAACGCATCCAGCGCCTGGGGTCGATCAATCTGGCCGCCATCGACGAATTCAAGACCGAGAGCGAACGCGCCGAATATCTGGCCGGCCAGCACGCCGACCTCAGTGCGGCGCTGGAAACCCTGGAGTCGGCGATCCAGAAGATCGATCGCGAAACGCGGCAGCGTTTCCGCGAAACCTTCGATCAGGTCAGTGCCGGCCTCAAGGACATGTTCCCACGTCTGTTCGGCGGTGGCGAGGCGCGTCTGGAAATGACCGGCGAGGATCTGCTCAGCACGGGCGTGGCCGTGCTGGCGCGGCCGCCGGGCAAGCGCCTGTCGACCATCAATCTCATGTCGGGTGGAGAGAAGGCTTTGACCGCCGTGGCGCTGGTGTTCGCAATTTTCGCGCTCAACCCGGCGCCTTTCTGCATGCTCGATGAGGTCGATGCGCCGCTCGACGAGGCCAATGTGGGGCGTTTCGCGCGGCTGGTCCAGGAGATGTCCGAGCGCGTACAGTTCATCATGATCACTCACAACAAGGTCAGCATGGAGTCCGCCGATCACTTGATCGGCGTGACCATGCGTGAAGCCGGGGTGTCCCGCCTGGTAGCCGTGGATATCGACGAAGCGGCCCAGATGGCAGCGGGCTGA
- the lpxA gene encoding acyl-ACP--UDP-N-acetylglucosamine O-acyltransferase, giving the protein MIHPQAIIDPGAELAEDVSIGPFSVIGPHVTIDAGTQIGPHVVIQGPTRIGRDNRILQFTSLGADPQDKKYRGEPTELVIGDRNLIRESVTINRGTVNGNGRTVVGDDNLLMAYIHIAHDCRIGNNTIFSNNASLAGHVHIDDWVILSGFTLVHQFCSIGAHAFTGMGSAVAKDVPPYLIVSGNPARPHGINKEGLKRRGFTPEQINCLRRAYKLLYRQGLALEAAVVELGVLAASEPAVQPMLEFLQQEVRRSIIR; this is encoded by the coding sequence CCACAGGCGATCATCGATCCCGGCGCCGAGCTCGCCGAGGATGTCAGCATCGGGCCGTTCAGTGTGATCGGTCCCCATGTCACCATCGATGCCGGCACGCAGATCGGGCCGCATGTCGTGATCCAGGGACCGACCCGCATCGGTCGCGACAATCGTATTCTGCAGTTCACCTCGCTTGGCGCCGATCCGCAGGACAAAAAATATCGCGGCGAGCCGACCGAACTTGTGATCGGTGACAGAAATCTCATACGCGAAAGCGTCACGATCAATCGTGGCACGGTCAATGGCAACGGCCGTACAGTGGTCGGCGACGACAATCTGCTGATGGCCTATATCCACATCGCCCACGACTGTCGCATCGGCAATAACACGATATTCTCGAACAATGCCTCGCTGGCGGGGCATGTGCACATCGACGACTGGGTGATCCTCAGCGGTTTCACCCTGGTGCATCAATTCTGCAGTATCGGCGCCCATGCCTTCACCGGCATGGGCAGTGCGGTCGCCAAGGATGTGCCGCCTTATCTGATCGTGTCCGGCAATCCTGCGCGTCCGCACGGGATCAACAAGGAAGGCCTCAAGCGGCGCGGCTTCACGCCTGAGCAGATCAATTGCCTGAGGCGGGCATACAAGCTGCTTTACCGCCAGGGACTGGCGCTTGAGGCGGCCGTGGTAGAATTGGGCGTGCTGGCCGCCAGCGAGCCAGCCGTGCAGCCGATGCTGGAATTTCTGCAGCAGGAAGTCCGCCGCAGCATCATCCGCTGA
- the queF gene encoding preQ(1) synthase — protein sequence MPSQPSKALETFANPEPNRDYTIRIRIPEFTCLCPVTGQPDFATLHLEYVPESRCVELKSLKQYVWSYRDEGAFHEAVTNRMVDDIVAAIAPRFVRLTSEFNVRGGIYTTVVAEHRAADWAPPTPITLP from the coding sequence ATGCCGAGTCAACCGAGCAAGGCGCTTGAGACCTTCGCCAACCCGGAACCAAATCGGGATTATACCATTCGCATCCGCATCCCGGAGTTCACCTGCCTGTGCCCCGTGACCGGGCAACCGGATTTTGCCACGCTGCATCTCGAATACGTACCCGAGTCGCGTTGCGTCGAACTCAAGTCGCTCAAGCAGTACGTATGGTCGTACCGCGACGAAGGCGCCTTCCACGAGGCGGTTACCAACCGCATGGTGGACGACATCGTCGCGGCCATCGCGCCCCGCTTCGTGCGTCTGACTTCCGAATTCAACGTGCGGGGCGGGATCTACACCACCGTCGTCGCCGAGCATCGCGCCGCAGACTGGGCGCCGCCCACGCCGATCACCCTGCCCTAG
- the rnhB gene encoding ribonuclease HII translates to MGNQRAQEPFDGEGRLWTAGVDEAGRGPLAGPVIAAAVVLDPARPIEGLADSKKLSARRRETLAVAIRAHALAWAVGRAEVEEIDRLNILHASMLAMQRAVAALPRLPERVLIDGNRCPVLDCESQAIVGGDDKVPAISAASILAKTVRDAEMLALHARHPEYGFDRHMGYPTAQHREALRLHGPADCHRRSFAPVRRCLE, encoded by the coding sequence ATGGGCAACCAGCGAGCGCAGGAACCGTTCGACGGCGAAGGGCGATTGTGGACGGCGGGTGTCGACGAGGCAGGGCGCGGGCCGTTGGCCGGGCCGGTGATTGCCGCGGCCGTCGTGCTCGATCCCGCGCGGCCGATCGAGGGCTTGGCCGATTCCAAAAAGCTCAGTGCCCGGCGGCGCGAAACCCTCGCCGTGGCGATACGCGCGCACGCGTTGGCCTGGGCCGTCGGCCGCGCCGAGGTCGAGGAAATCGACCGCTTGAATATCCTGCACGCGAGCATGCTGGCGATGCAGCGGGCGGTGGCTGCACTGCCGCGGCTGCCCGAACGGGTGCTGATCGATGGCAACCGCTGTCCGGTACTGGATTGCGAGAGCCAGGCGATCGTGGGGGGCGACGACAAGGTGCCTGCGATCAGCGCGGCCTCGATCCTGGCCAAGACGGTGCGCGACGCCGAGATGCTCGCGCTGCATGCGCGCCATCCCGAATATGGTTTTGATCGTCACATGGGCTATCCCACCGCGCAGCACAGGGAGGCGCTTCGCCTGCATGGACCCGCCGACTGTCATCGACGCAGCTTCGCGCCGGTACGCCGCTGTCTGGAGTGA